One genomic window of Salvia miltiorrhiza cultivar Shanhuang (shh) chromosome 4, IMPLAD_Smil_shh, whole genome shotgun sequence includes the following:
- the LOC131023207 gene encoding uncharacterized protein LOC131023207, whose product MSNSDTQSDYDGEEAQHIQRGSRPSTSRREKYPTPNPPPRHAWLRPCMQGYAGRINHYVKDTTLKEVETCLTHYQRLEQFKKGPFGHLLQLKRQDSANAALHHLLARELYDEAFGPWEKWFHVGGHDIRFGAVEYCLVTGLCFGPSPQRFDPNVDHRVGKHSLWHGVLKGKKVEVKDLRKRFVNRSLGNSAQDYLKAANILVAYDLLFCRDYKYVHDWVWALVEEDQKWSDFPWGSYSFQMLCHGMSVLKKHPNEITGNRKTYHFYGPIWALQIWSYEAIPRLGRACGMRDPRLQMPRLVNWTTWKSASDFTHFFDAHEAECHRTLEPVEEENDSWYLQTLRHPEPFSVRYHPGGKYAGLTEPVVPEPPPPVRPPPVQRITQRRQASMRCITRLMPRLLHTVGYWDNNPNRFVHAADAEMAYVMMPHNQQFVQQDSLSCGVYACAYLDRLVCGKPKRERMRTNRDVEKYRYMVAVRIWELCTPIPAALI is encoded by the exons ATGAGCAATAGTGATACTCAATCCGATTACGATGGGGAAGAGGCACAACATATACAACGTGGAAGTCGCCCGAGTACATCGAGGAGGGAAAAATACCCGACGCCGAATCCG CCTCCGAGGCATGCTTGGTTACGTCCGTGCATGCAAGGTTATGCCGGACGAATCAATCACTATGTAAAGGACACGACACTGAAGGAAGTGGAGACCTGTCTGACGCACTACCAGCGTTTAGAACAATTTAAGAAAGGTCCGTTTGGGCATTTACTTCAGTTGAAGAGGCAGGATAGTGCGAATGCCGCACTGCACCATCTTCTTGCACGGGAGTTGTATGACGAAGCATTCGGTCCGTGGGAGAAGTGGTTCCACGTTGGTGGACACGACATTCGATTCGGCGCAGTGGAGTATTGTCTGGTGACGGGGTTGTGTTTCGGGCCATCCCCGCAGCGTTTTGATCCTAATGTGGATCACCGTGTTGGGAAGCATAGTCTATGGCACGGAGTTTTGAAAGGCAAGAAGGTGGAAGTGAAGGATCTGCGGAAGCGGTTCGTTAACCGCAGTCTGGGCAACAGTGCCCAGGATTATTTGAAGGCGGCCAATATTCTCGTGGCGTATGATCTCCTCTTCTGTCGGGATTATAAATACGTGCACGATTGGGTGTGGGCACTGGTAGAGGAAGATCAGAAATGGTCCGACTTCCCGTGGGGCTCTTACTCATTCCAGATGTTGTGTCATGGGATGAGTGTGTTGAAGAAGCATCCCAACGAGATTACCGGTAATAGGAAGACGTACCACTTCTATGGGCCCATATGGGCATTACAGATTTGGTCGTACGAGGCCATTCCGAGGTTGGGCCGCGCGTGTGGGATGCGTGACCCGAGGTTGCAGATGCCACGGTTGGTGAACTGGACGACTTGGAAGTCGGCTTCTGACTTCACCCACTTTTTTGATGCTCATGag GCCGAGTGTCACCGGACACTCGAACCGGTCGAGGAGGAGAATGATTCATGGTATTTGCAGACCCTGAGGCATCCAGAGCCTTTTTCTGTACGATACCATCCTGGAGGGAAATATGCCGGCTTGACAGAGCCAGTTGTACCGGAGCCGCCTCCTCCTGTTAGGCCTCCCCCTGTGCAGAGGATCACACAACGTCGACAAGCTTCAATGAGGTGCATAACTCGTTTGATGCCTAGATTGTTGCACACTGTGGGGTATTGGGATAACAATCCCAACAGGTTTGTCCATGCTGCTGATGCAGAGATGGCGTATGTGATGATGCCCCACAACCAGCAATTTGTGCAACAGGACAGCCTTAGTTGTGGTGTGTATGCATGTGCTTACTTAGATCGTCTGGTATGTGGAAAACCGAAACGGGAACGGATGAGAACCAATAGGGATGTAGAAAAATATCGCTACATGGTAGCTGTTAGGATATGGGAATTGTGTACCCCAATTCCCGCTGCTTTGATTTGA
- the LOC131023208 gene encoding uncharacterized protein LOC131023208: MVKQVWTETNVGGWSFFEVKEKLKKLKEALKVWNRTSFGEIDHKIKELQKELQEKDKVDEQRGLEESEVIRRNEIQALLSLQIKNKQIMLQQKAKIKWLKEGDTNSGFFHRAIRGRRVKNEIGGMIFENSWISKPEEVKARVRNHFEAFFKRKERLMPDFPLDFMRRKISNDERQWLSRDFDLDEIKEAVWSCCGDKSPGPDGFNFTFWRAAWHVVKEHLLQVLKEFHENGKIPKGGNASFIVLIPKKKGLGRSMIFDQFLLSPACSKLWLKSWLRD; this comes from the coding sequence ATGGTCAAGCAGGTTTGGACGGAGACTAATGTGGGGGGATGGAGCTTTTTTGAGGTTAAGGAGAAACTGAAGAAACTCAAAGAGGCGTTGAAGGTGTGGAATCGGACTTCTTTCGGTGAGATTGACCACAAAATCAAAGAACTTCAGAAGGAACTTCAAGAGAAGGATAAGGTGGACGAACAGAGAGGTCTTGAAGAATCAGAGGTGATCAGGAGAAATGAGATTCAAGCCCTGCTCTCCCTTCAAATCAAGAATAAACAGATAATGCTGCAACAGAAAGCCAAAATCAAATGGCTAAAAGAGGGAGATACTAATTCGGGTTTTTTCCATAGGGCAATTCGGGGGAGACGGGTTAAAAATGAGATTGGCGGAATGATCTTTGAAAACTCGTGGATATCTAAACCGGAAGAGGTTAAAGCTagagtgagaaatcattttgaagcttTTTTCAAAAGGAAAGAACGACTGATGCCTGATTTCCCCCTGGACTTCATGAGGaggaaaatttcaaatgacgaGAGGCAGTGGCTGAGCAGGGATTTTGATTTGGACGAGATTAAAGAAGCAGTTTGGAGCTGTTGTGGAGACAAGAGTCCGGGACCCGATGGATTTAACTTCACATTCTGGAGAGCGGCGTGGCACGTGGTTAAAGAGCATTTACTCCAGGTTTTGAAGGAATTTCACGAAAACGGAAAAATTCCGAAAGGAGGTAACGCCTCTTTTATTGTTCTGATTCCGAAGAAAAAGGGGCTGGGTCGATCGATGATTTTCGACCAATTTCTCTTATCACCAGCTTGTTCAAAATTGTGGCTAAAATCTTGGCTGAGAGATTGA